Proteins encoded together in one Bacteroides zoogleoformans window:
- a CDS encoding nitroreductase family protein, with the protein MESFSDLIKKRRSMRKFTKEDLTQEQVVALMKAALMAPASKRSNSWQFIVVDDKEKLKELSFCKEQASQFIADAALAVVVTADPLASDVWIEDAAITSIYLQLQAEDMGLGSCWVQVRERFTAAGVPSNEYVHEVLDIPLQLQVLSVIAIGHKGMERKPFDEDHLQWEKIHLNKYGGK; encoded by the coding sequence ATGGAAAGTTTCAGTGATTTGATAAAAAAGCGCCGCAGCATGCGGAAGTTTACGAAAGAAGATCTGACGCAGGAACAGGTAGTTGCTTTGATGAAGGCAGCCTTGATGGCACCTGCCTCGAAGCGTAGCAATTCTTGGCAATTTATTGTGGTGGATGATAAAGAGAAATTGAAAGAACTGTCGTTCTGCAAGGAGCAAGCTTCGCAATTTATTGCCGATGCGGCGCTGGCAGTGGTTGTTACGGCCGATCCATTGGCAAGCGATGTCTGGATAGAAGATGCGGCCATTACCTCCATCTATTTGCAGTTGCAGGCAGAAGATATGGGGTTGGGCAGTTGCTGGGTGCAAGTGCGCGAACGGTTTACGGCAGCCGGTGTGCCTTCCAATGAATACGTGCACGAGGTGCTCGACATACCTTTGCAGTTGCAGGTGCTTAGCGTTATTGCCATCGGGCATAAGGGTATGGAACGCAAACCTTTTGATGAGGACCACTTGCAGTGGGAAAAGATACATCTCAATAAATACGGAGGAAAATAA